Proteins encoded within one genomic window of Saccharopolyspora pogona:
- a CDS encoding acetyl-CoA C-acetyltransferase translates to MRDAMIVAAARTPIGRMTKGSLARERPDDLVAQVIQHVLRAVPQLDPSDVDDLLLGCGSPGGEQGFNMARVVAVLLGLDKVPGCTVTRYCASSLQTTRMAMHAIRAGEGDVFLSAGVESCSSYAKGEADSLPGTMNPLFDEARERSAAAAEATPEGWEDPRDHGLLPDVYIDMGQTAENVAALRDVTRADMDAYALLSQQRTAAAVDSGFWARDLVPYRRADGTVVDRDDCPRPDTTLDALADLRPVFRPGGRSTAGNSCPLNDGAAALLVMSDSKARDLGVTPLARIVATSVSALSPEIMGLGPVEATHRVLETAGMSLGDIDLFELNEAFAAQVLPCQDQLGIPIDRLNVHGGAIAIGHPFGATGARTSSTVINALSVRDKEIGLQTMCVGGGQGMAMILERLS, encoded by the coding sequence GTGCGTGACGCGATGATCGTCGCGGCCGCGAGGACTCCGATCGGCCGCATGACCAAGGGCTCCTTGGCACGGGAGCGCCCCGACGACCTCGTCGCGCAGGTCATCCAGCACGTGCTCCGCGCGGTTCCACAGCTCGACCCCTCCGACGTCGACGACCTGCTGCTCGGCTGCGGGTCGCCCGGCGGGGAGCAGGGCTTCAACATGGCCAGGGTCGTGGCGGTCCTGCTCGGTCTGGACAAGGTGCCCGGGTGCACGGTCACCCGGTACTGCGCGTCGAGCCTGCAGACGACCCGCATGGCCATGCATGCCATCCGGGCGGGCGAGGGCGACGTCTTCCTCTCCGCCGGAGTCGAGAGCTGCAGCTCGTACGCCAAGGGCGAGGCCGACTCGCTCCCGGGGACCATGAACCCGTTGTTCGACGAGGCGCGCGAGCGCTCAGCGGCCGCCGCCGAAGCCACCCCCGAAGGCTGGGAGGATCCCCGCGACCACGGCTTGCTTCCCGACGTGTACATCGACATGGGCCAGACCGCGGAGAACGTCGCCGCGCTGCGCGACGTCACGCGCGCCGATATGGACGCCTATGCCCTGTTGTCCCAGCAGCGCACGGCGGCCGCTGTGGACAGTGGCTTCTGGGCCAGGGATCTCGTCCCGTACCGCCGCGCCGACGGCACTGTCGTGGACCGGGACGACTGCCCGCGCCCGGACACCACACTCGACGCGCTTGCCGATCTGCGTCCGGTGTTCCGTCCCGGTGGACGGTCGACTGCGGGCAACAGCTGCCCGCTCAACGACGGCGCGGCGGCGCTTCTCGTGATGAGCGACAGCAAGGCGCGCGACCTGGGAGTGACACCGCTGGCAAGGATCGTCGCCACCTCCGTGTCAGCCCTGTCGCCCGAGATCATGGGGCTCGGTCCCGTCGAAGCCACCCACCGGGTCCTGGAAACCGCGGGGATGTCGCTCGGCGACATCGACCTGTTCGAGCTCAACGAGGCCTTCGCGGCGCAGGTACTGCCCTGCCAGGACCAGCTCGGCATCCCCATCGACCGGCTCAATGTCCACGGTGGAGCCATCGCGATCGGGCATCCGTTCGGCGCCACTGGCGCCCGCACCTCGTCCACTGTGATCAACGCCCTGTCCGTGCGGGACAAGGAGATCGGCCTGCAGACCATGTGTGTGGGTGGCGGCCAGGGCATGGCCATGATTCTGGAAAGGCTGTCATGA
- the fabG gene encoding 3-oxoacyl-ACP reductase FabG: protein MKAEQAHVHADRRYLVTGGGSGIGRATVLTLAARGARVAVADIDTDAAHQVAKEAGTNALPVTLDVGDRASWTSAAATVEDQLGGLDGLVNNAGITRDRSMARMSDEEWGQVLDVHLRGAWLGCQVMAPLVTAADCGAIVNLSSSGRYGTFGQTNYSAAKAGVVGLTRTVAVELASRGVRCNAVAPGAVDTPMIGTVPDSVRQKWLDTITLGRLAAPGEIANVIAFLLSSEASYITAQVIDVTGGELHL, encoded by the coding sequence ATGAAAGCTGAGCAAGCACACGTGCATGCGGACCGCAGATATCTCGTCACGGGTGGCGGTTCCGGCATCGGTCGCGCGACCGTGCTGACCCTCGCCGCGCGCGGCGCCAGGGTGGCGGTGGCCGACATCGACACCGACGCGGCGCACCAGGTCGCGAAGGAGGCCGGGACAAACGCGCTGCCGGTAACCCTGGACGTCGGCGACCGGGCATCGTGGACATCCGCCGCGGCCACCGTCGAGGATCAGCTGGGCGGACTCGACGGCCTGGTGAACAACGCGGGCATCACACGTGACCGCTCGATGGCCCGGATGTCCGACGAGGAATGGGGCCAGGTGCTCGACGTCCACCTGCGCGGCGCCTGGCTGGGCTGCCAGGTCATGGCTCCGCTCGTCACCGCGGCGGACTGCGGCGCGATCGTCAACCTGTCCTCTTCCGGCCGGTACGGCACCTTCGGCCAGACCAACTACTCCGCCGCGAAGGCCGGGGTCGTCGGCCTCACCAGGACGGTCGCGGTCGAGCTCGCCTCACGCGGGGTCCGGTGCAACGCGGTCGCCCCCGGCGCCGTGGACACACCGATGATCGGCACGGTGCCTGACTCGGTCCGGCAAAAGTGGCTGGACACCATCACCCTCGGCAGGCTCGCGGCGCCAGGCGAGATCGCGAACGTCATCGCGTTCCTCCTCTCCTCCGAGGCGTCCTACATCACCGCGCAAGTGATCGACGTGACCGGGGGCGAGCTACACCTATGA
- a CDS encoding ATP-binding protein, protein MLVGVIPAELTSFVGRRRELAVVKRALADARLVTLTGAGGVGKTRLALRIAHERRRAFPDGLWFVELSGLADGELLASTVASAVGLTERSSRPPLESLVDYLADKQLLLILDTCEHLLSPCANLVSAVLRRASGVKILVTCRGVLDVAGEHVVVVPPLSVPDPAVTSEQEIADCEAVRLFADRAAVTAPDFAISADNNAAVVEICRRLDGIPLAIELAVTQLLGLTVRQLASRLEDRFGLVTSWRQGFPARQQTLRAAIDWSFDLCSPREQALWARLSVFAGGCDLGGAEAVCHEEEADRYEVLKLINALLDKSILFREEHGSQTRYRMLDTIREYGMQRLAESGQETMLRRRHRDWVQGLAAQADAELFGPRQGRWLIQLVTEQANLRAALEFCVAEPHEVTAALRILKQTLFFWFVIGLPGEGRYWIERALERVQQPGLTRAWAMWAATHLACLQGDPDAPRLLRDYHNLAEQLDEDSILTGAVYLSGMIALWQKGDFAQAAPLLRQATEGHRAHHDTVQAWLALLNWAMGAALTDDASAEPLSEELLVMTRDSGAEFFLEFALWTACVAQFRLGNLTRATALISEAMQHCHNLKDRWGTPWVMEVLAWVTSATQPGPRAALLLGAAHTLWRRTGVSLPDLGILISSHNLAEAQLRKSLGEPGFDESFREGQHLTYEQALDLALTKSQSALSAAPSQKSTDRPSPLTRREVQVAELIAEGLSNKDIAARLVVAPRTAEAHVEHILVKLNFTSRTQIVRWILDSRSA, encoded by the coding sequence ATGCTAGTCGGTGTAATTCCAGCCGAGTTGACGAGTTTCGTAGGCCGCCGCCGGGAACTCGCCGTAGTAAAGCGGGCACTCGCTGATGCGCGGTTGGTGACGTTGACGGGTGCGGGTGGAGTAGGGAAAACGCGGTTGGCGTTGCGCATTGCCCACGAGCGCCGCCGGGCCTTTCCCGACGGGTTGTGGTTCGTGGAGCTGTCCGGTCTCGCGGACGGGGAGCTGCTGGCCTCGACGGTGGCCAGCGCGGTCGGATTGACCGAACGGTCAAGTCGGCCGCCGTTGGAATCACTGGTGGACTACCTGGCCGACAAGCAACTGCTGCTGATCCTGGACACCTGTGAGCATCTCCTGTCGCCGTGCGCGAACCTGGTCAGCGCGGTGTTGCGCAGAGCCTCAGGCGTGAAGATCCTGGTAACGTGCCGCGGCGTTCTCGACGTTGCCGGCGAACACGTGGTTGTCGTCCCGCCGTTGTCGGTACCAGACCCTGCGGTCACGTCAGAGCAGGAGATCGCAGACTGTGAGGCTGTGCGGCTGTTCGCGGATCGTGCAGCAGTTACGGCACCAGATTTTGCGATCAGTGCCGACAACAACGCTGCGGTCGTCGAGATATGTCGCCGGCTGGATGGAATTCCGTTGGCTATCGAGTTGGCGGTGACGCAGCTACTGGGGTTAACCGTACGACAGTTGGCATCACGGCTGGAAGACCGTTTCGGTCTGGTGACGAGTTGGCGCCAGGGTTTCCCCGCTCGGCAGCAGACGCTGAGGGCGGCCATCGACTGGAGCTTCGACCTGTGCTCACCGCGGGAGCAGGCATTGTGGGCGCGCTTGTCGGTCTTCGCCGGGGGATGCGATCTGGGCGGCGCCGAGGCGGTCTGCCACGAAGAGGAGGCCGACCGATATGAGGTGCTCAAGCTGATCAACGCGCTTCTCGACAAGTCGATCCTTTTCCGTGAAGAACACGGTTCGCAGACCAGGTACCGGATGCTCGACACCATTCGCGAGTACGGCATGCAACGACTGGCCGAGAGCGGCCAGGAGACGATGCTGCGTCGCCGGCACCGCGACTGGGTCCAAGGCCTGGCGGCCCAGGCCGACGCCGAGTTGTTCGGCCCGCGCCAAGGGCGTTGGCTCATTCAGCTGGTCACCGAGCAAGCCAACTTGCGCGCAGCGTTGGAATTCTGCGTGGCCGAACCTCATGAAGTCACGGCGGCGTTGCGTATCCTCAAGCAAACGCTTTTTTTCTGGTTCGTCATCGGGCTTCCGGGCGAGGGCCGCTATTGGATCGAGCGGGCGTTGGAGCGTGTCCAACAACCTGGTTTGACCCGAGCCTGGGCGATGTGGGCCGCCACCCACCTGGCATGTCTGCAAGGAGACCCCGACGCGCCGCGGTTGCTACGGGACTACCACAACTTGGCGGAACAGTTGGATGAGGATTCCATTCTCACGGGCGCGGTATACCTGTCCGGAATGATCGCGCTGTGGCAGAAGGGAGACTTCGCCCAGGCGGCTCCGTTGCTGCGGCAAGCCACCGAAGGACACCGTGCCCACCATGACACCGTTCAAGCCTGGCTCGCATTGCTCAACTGGGCCATGGGCGCCGCCCTGACCGACGACGCCTCCGCCGAACCCCTCAGCGAGGAACTTCTCGTCATGACTCGCGATTCAGGGGCCGAATTCTTCCTGGAATTTGCGTTGTGGACGGCGTGTGTCGCCCAGTTCCGCCTGGGTAACCTCACTCGCGCCACGGCTTTGATCAGCGAAGCGATGCAGCACTGTCATAACCTCAAGGACCGCTGGGGGACGCCCTGGGTTATGGAAGTACTTGCCTGGGTCACGTCCGCGACTCAACCCGGCCCGCGGGCCGCCCTGCTGCTCGGTGCCGCACATACCCTCTGGCGACGCACCGGGGTATCGCTCCCAGATTTGGGTATTTTGATCTCTTCCCACAATCTGGCCGAGGCTCAACTCCGCAAGTCGCTCGGCGAACCGGGATTCGACGAATCCTTCCGCGAAGGTCAACACCTCACCTACGAGCAAGCATTGGATCTCGCGCTTACGAAATCACAATCCGCATTATCGGCCGCTCCGTCGCAGAAGAGTACGGATAGGCCATCGCCGCTGACCCGCCGAGAGGTCCAAGTCGCCGAACTCATCGCCGAAGGCCTGAGCAACAAGGACATCGCTGCACGACTGGTCGTCGCGCCGCGTACCGCTGAAGCCCACGTCGAACACATACTCGTGAAACTCAATTTCACGTCCCGAACACAAATCGTGCGTTGGATACTAGACAGTCGCTCAGCGTAG
- a CDS encoding MaoC family dehydratase translates to MTTKGHEAEPRYFSSLRLGEKHVSAGRTVTEADVVLFAGLSGDFNSLHTDDEWVRANTEYRGRIAHGLLVLAMSSGLRTPGLDQLHVLGFLNTERAMVAPTYPGDTLYVTQMITALRPSRSRPGAGIVTIEVETATQDGTVVQRGTDVLLVGGKDES, encoded by the coding sequence ATGACCACGAAGGGGCACGAAGCGGAGCCGCGCTACTTCTCCTCGCTGCGGCTCGGCGAGAAGCACGTGTCGGCGGGCAGGACCGTGACCGAGGCCGACGTCGTCCTCTTCGCGGGGCTGTCCGGTGACTTCAACTCGCTGCACACCGACGATGAATGGGTCAGGGCGAACACCGAGTACCGTGGCCGGATCGCGCACGGCCTGCTCGTGCTCGCGATGTCGAGCGGGTTGCGCACGCCCGGACTCGACCAGCTACACGTCCTCGGTTTCCTCAACACGGAGCGCGCGATGGTCGCACCGACCTACCCGGGAGACACCCTGTACGTCACGCAGATGATCACCGCGCTGCGGCCGAGCCGCTCCAGGCCAGGGGCGGGCATCGTCACGATCGAGGTCGAGACAGCCACCCAGGACGGCACCGTCGTCCAGCGCGGCACGGATGTCCTTCTCGTCGGAGGCAAGGATGAAAGCTGA
- a CDS encoding AMP-binding protein — protein sequence MRAQLLDGVELGRISPVADLIDAEATRPEATLLHWPGRSWTVREFASAARRCAAELRDLGIQTDDRVAVLSGNSAWRLAWQFGIWWIGAVEVSVNSELKGDLLDFVLADCDPALLVAEREFTGCLHTALTVPRRLLDDAPPPEIDAATARELDAVQTELAPSTLATILYTSGTTGSSKGVMLPRGYFSNQGAVIARVLDLDERDTGYFVLPFFHVDFHVVLPAVIQSGSSVAFDRRFSARRFWPHVKEFGCTWAFAIGAVLSIVRKLGAEPAAGTTLRRVLGAPIPDEAYTFFEDRLGIDILSMFGQTEADGPTFETTGRRRRGSAGTPCSHFDVEIHDDRGHPVAAGTVGEIVYRPHSPDLMMLGYWRRDDATVAAWRNLWFHSGDLGRMDGDGFLYFVGRMTDSMRRRGENISAYELEMSLRKAPGVQECASIGVVDEVGGEDEIKVFVVPVDENGFDVDAFFDYCDRQLPRYAVPRYVEITSAETFVRSVGTGVIQKRWLSRATSGSGVHDRENLREAHR from the coding sequence ATGAGGGCTCAGCTGCTCGACGGCGTGGAACTCGGCCGCATCAGCCCGGTCGCCGACCTCATCGACGCCGAGGCCACCAGGCCCGAGGCCACTCTGCTGCACTGGCCAGGAAGATCCTGGACGGTACGGGAGTTCGCCAGCGCGGCACGCCGTTGCGCCGCTGAGCTGCGCGACCTTGGCATCCAGACCGATGATCGGGTCGCGGTCCTCAGCGGAAACTCGGCATGGCGGCTCGCGTGGCAGTTCGGCATCTGGTGGATCGGCGCCGTCGAGGTCTCGGTCAACTCCGAGCTCAAGGGCGACTTGCTGGACTTCGTGCTGGCCGACTGCGACCCCGCGCTGCTCGTGGCTGAGCGTGAGTTCACTGGCTGCCTGCACACCGCGCTCACGGTGCCACGACGACTTCTCGACGACGCCCCACCACCGGAGATCGACGCCGCGACCGCACGCGAGCTCGACGCCGTCCAGACGGAGCTGGCACCGTCCACTCTGGCCACGATTCTCTACACCTCGGGCACCACAGGATCGTCGAAGGGGGTGATGCTGCCGCGCGGCTACTTCTCCAACCAGGGCGCCGTCATCGCGCGGGTGCTCGACCTCGACGAGCGCGACACTGGCTACTTCGTCCTGCCGTTCTTCCACGTCGACTTCCACGTCGTCCTCCCAGCCGTGATCCAGTCGGGTTCCTCAGTCGCGTTCGACCGCCGCTTCAGCGCGCGACGATTCTGGCCGCATGTCAAGGAGTTCGGTTGCACCTGGGCGTTCGCCATCGGGGCCGTGCTCTCGATAGTCCGGAAGCTCGGTGCAGAGCCCGCGGCCGGAACCACGCTGCGGCGCGTCCTCGGCGCACCGATCCCCGACGAGGCATACACGTTCTTCGAGGACCGGCTCGGCATCGACATCCTGAGCATGTTCGGCCAGACCGAAGCCGACGGCCCTACCTTCGAGACGACCGGCCGGCGCCGCCGAGGCAGTGCCGGAACACCCTGCTCTCATTTCGACGTCGAGATCCACGACGACCGTGGACACCCGGTGGCCGCGGGCACGGTCGGCGAGATCGTCTACCGGCCGCACAGTCCCGACTTGATGATGCTCGGCTACTGGCGCCGGGACGACGCGACGGTCGCCGCCTGGCGGAACCTCTGGTTCCACTCCGGCGACCTCGGCCGGATGGACGGTGACGGCTTCCTCTACTTCGTCGGCAGGATGACCGACAGCATGCGTCGCCGAGGCGAGAACATCTCGGCCTACGAGCTGGAGATGTCTTTGCGCAAGGCACCCGGCGTCCAGGAGTGCGCCTCGATCGGCGTGGTCGACGAGGTCGGCGGCGAGGACGAGATCAAGGTCTTCGTCGTCCCTGTCGACGAAAACGGTTTCGATGTCGACGCGTTCTTCGACTACTGCGACCGGCAGCTGCCCCGCTACGCCGTCCCCCGCTACGTCGAGATCACCTCGGCCGAGACGTTCGTGCGCAGCGTCGGCACCGGCGTGATCCAGAAGCGCTGGCTCTCCCGCGCCACGAGCGGATCCGGGGTCCATGACCGCGAAAACCTAAGGGAGGCACACCGATGA
- a CDS encoding amino acid permease: MMLENTAQHKAETQEKPRLGNALRQRHVTMISLGGIIGAGLFVGSSAAIANIGPAATVTYALAGLIVLLVMRMIGEMAVALPDVGTFTEYVRTSLGNLSGFTAGWLYWYFFVIVVAVEAVAGAELLQRWIPVPMWALALALVITMTAVNLIAVKSYGETEFWFASIKVGAIIVFMAVAASYALGWTSGTGPTTVNLVNDGGFMPNGLTAVLAGIPTVIFAICGAEIATIAAAESSEPARSVAKMTRSVIARVLTFYVGSVFLIVCVVPWREIVPGTSPFVAVLDRMHIPASGEMMNIIVVVAVLSCLNSAVYVSSRVLFSLSTHGDAPRSFSRLSHTRVPTRAVLAGGAVGYVAIGAAVFSPDGLFAFLVNASGAIMLLIYLLVGFAQLRLRRRMQREGRELSLKMWLFPWLTIAVILSIVVVLGMMAAQPGLSGQFFTSLASVAVVLAGYVVRKKVLQNRSGASPM; this comes from the coding sequence ATGATGCTCGAGAACACCGCGCAGCACAAAGCAGAAACTCAGGAGAAACCTCGCCTCGGCAACGCCTTGCGGCAGCGGCACGTCACCATGATCTCCCTTGGCGGGATCATCGGAGCCGGCCTGTTCGTCGGAAGCAGCGCGGCCATCGCCAACATCGGGCCTGCCGCGACCGTCACCTACGCGCTCGCCGGTCTCATCGTCCTGCTCGTCATGCGCATGATCGGCGAGATGGCGGTCGCACTGCCCGACGTCGGCACCTTCACCGAGTACGTACGCACCAGCCTCGGCAACCTCAGCGGGTTCACGGCGGGCTGGTTGTACTGGTACTTCTTCGTCATAGTCGTCGCCGTCGAGGCCGTGGCAGGCGCCGAACTGCTGCAACGCTGGATTCCCGTGCCCATGTGGGCGCTCGCGCTCGCCCTCGTGATCACCATGACGGCGGTCAACCTGATCGCGGTCAAGTCATACGGGGAGACGGAGTTCTGGTTCGCGTCGATCAAGGTCGGTGCGATCATCGTCTTCATGGCGGTGGCCGCGTCCTACGCGTTAGGGTGGACTTCCGGTACCGGCCCGACAACGGTCAACCTCGTCAACGACGGCGGGTTCATGCCGAACGGACTGACCGCCGTTCTGGCGGGGATCCCGACGGTCATCTTCGCCATCTGCGGAGCCGAGATCGCTACGATCGCCGCGGCGGAGTCAAGCGAGCCGGCCCGGAGCGTGGCGAAGATGACGCGCTCGGTGATCGCGCGCGTGCTCACCTTCTACGTCGGTTCGGTGTTCCTGATCGTGTGCGTTGTGCCGTGGCGGGAAATCGTCCCGGGCACGTCGCCGTTCGTCGCGGTGCTGGACCGCATGCACATCCCCGCTTCGGGCGAGATGATGAACATCATCGTCGTCGTGGCCGTGCTCAGCTGCCTGAACTCGGCGGTCTACGTCTCCTCGCGAGTGCTGTTCAGCTTGTCGACGCACGGAGACGCCCCGAGGTCTTTCTCCCGGCTGAGCCACACCCGCGTTCCCACGAGGGCCGTGCTCGCGGGAGGTGCGGTTGGCTACGTCGCCATCGGGGCGGCGGTTTTCTCCCCGGACGGTCTGTTCGCCTTCCTCGTGAACGCGTCGGGTGCCATCATGCTGCTGATCTACCTGCTTGTCGGCTTCGCCCAGCTCCGGCTACGGCGCCGGATGCAGCGCGAAGGGCGGGAGCTGTCCCTGAAGATGTGGCTCTTCCCGTGGCTGACCATCGCGGTCATCCTGTCCATTGTGGTGGTACTCGGCATGATGGCTGCTCAGCCCGGGCTGTCCGGGCAGTTCTTCACCAGTCTGGCCAGCGTGGCCGTCGTGCTCGCCGGCTACGTGGTGCGGAAGAAAGTCCTCCAGAACCGGTCCGGGGCCAGCCCGATGTAG
- a CDS encoding TetR/AcrR family transcriptional regulator: MPKIVDHDQRRAELADAALDIIAKDGIKALTLRAVAEAAGWSTGVVNHYFSSHHDLLVGALRRAAETQGRMFKQLRHDASLTPLERLGQLIESVLPLDDRRIAMTRIFLVFYAEAAGNPAAREEIVDYLANWRRVVRRVVAECQEAGQVPADADTTKLAAELVALSDGLAMHAMLDEQVLEGVTADGHITLQLAGESWRLAAR; the protein is encoded by the coding sequence GTGCCCAAGATCGTCGATCATGACCAGCGCCGAGCGGAGCTGGCCGACGCCGCCCTGGACATCATCGCCAAGGACGGCATCAAGGCGTTGACGCTGCGCGCGGTGGCCGAGGCGGCCGGATGGTCCACCGGCGTCGTCAACCACTACTTCAGCTCCCATCACGACCTCCTGGTCGGCGCGCTGCGTCGGGCGGCCGAGACGCAGGGGCGCATGTTCAAACAGCTGCGGCACGACGCCTCGCTCACACCCCTGGAACGGCTCGGTCAACTGATCGAGAGCGTGCTCCCGCTCGACGACCGGAGGATCGCGATGACACGGATCTTCCTCGTCTTCTATGCAGAGGCGGCCGGGAACCCCGCGGCGCGCGAAGAGATCGTCGACTACCTGGCCAACTGGAGGCGAGTCGTGCGCCGAGTGGTGGCCGAATGCCAAGAGGCGGGCCAGGTGCCCGCGGACGCCGACACGACGAAGCTCGCCGCTGAGCTCGTCGCGCTCTCCGACGGCCTCGCCATGCACGCGATGCTGGACGAGCAGGTCCTCGAGGGAGTGACGGCAGACGGGCACATCACGCTGCAGCTCGCCGGCGAGTCGTGGCGGCTGGCCGCGCGCTGA
- a CDS encoding PucR family transcriptional regulator: protein MQVPLRWLVGRPELGLRVRAGADQLDRAFSWVHAIDLADPSPWLAGGELVLTTGLGLPAQQSAQRNYVRGLAEAGSAALGFGVGLSYQDIPDAVVGAAEELRLPLVEVPLSTPFRDVIRVVVDRYAEERHGDLVRNSRVQSSMTRAAVRQGPESVVHELAIALEAQVLLRSSDGSVLAASSADAQDLSFSLPEGDLDSTMTFTAMDKNGTTIAQPVWVGGRPHGWLVLARPSSLRPADHTLISQAVSLIVLDRVKPRGLRAAQNRLNRTIFGLGLARSVSPWRFEEHLRDVGLTGTELRVLACGGADLGLMLDEADDLLDGEELPTVAVERDEQLVVLLPGTGLDLARTLTAALVRRSRSAYGGLSEPVTPEHVPGALHQALTAARTARARRAPLVCFGELAGHALVFDSRTREALAELARERLGRLSAFDRENGTALVTSLRAYLEHSGQWNVASTVLGVHRHTLRGRMEQIRDLLGIDIDSAHVRAELLLSLMVWTDDGETDMTEFCSAEAGHDVQ from the coding sequence ATGCAGGTGCCGCTGCGGTGGCTGGTCGGGCGCCCGGAACTCGGCCTCCGGGTTCGTGCGGGCGCCGACCAGCTGGACCGAGCTTTCTCCTGGGTCCACGCCATCGACCTCGCCGACCCCTCGCCGTGGCTGGCCGGTGGTGAGCTCGTCCTGACCACGGGACTCGGCCTGCCTGCCCAGCAGTCCGCGCAACGGAACTACGTTCGCGGGCTCGCCGAGGCTGGCAGCGCGGCGCTTGGCTTCGGGGTCGGACTGTCTTATCAGGACATTCCCGACGCGGTCGTCGGTGCCGCGGAGGAGCTCCGCCTTCCGCTGGTCGAGGTGCCGCTGTCCACGCCTTTCCGCGACGTCATCAGAGTGGTGGTCGACCGGTATGCGGAAGAGCGCCACGGCGACCTCGTCCGGAACTCCCGCGTGCAGTCGAGCATGACCCGTGCCGCGGTGCGGCAAGGGCCGGAGTCCGTGGTGCACGAGCTCGCGATAGCCCTTGAGGCACAGGTACTCCTGCGAAGCAGCGACGGCTCGGTACTCGCGGCCTCATCAGCGGACGCCCAGGACCTGTCGTTCTCTTTGCCGGAAGGAGACCTGGACTCGACCATGACGTTCACCGCCATGGACAAGAACGGGACCACCATTGCCCAACCGGTGTGGGTCGGCGGAAGGCCGCACGGGTGGCTCGTGCTGGCCCGGCCGTCAAGCCTGAGACCGGCCGATCACACGCTGATCTCGCAGGCCGTCTCCCTGATCGTCCTGGATCGCGTCAAGCCGCGGGGGTTGCGGGCGGCGCAGAACCGGTTGAACAGGACCATCTTCGGCCTCGGCCTCGCGCGGTCGGTGTCGCCATGGCGGTTTGAGGAACACCTGCGCGACGTCGGTCTCACCGGGACAGAGCTGAGAGTCCTGGCTTGCGGCGGAGCCGATCTGGGGTTGATGCTCGACGAGGCAGACGACCTGCTCGACGGCGAGGAGCTGCCGACCGTCGCGGTTGAGCGGGACGAGCAGCTGGTGGTTCTGCTGCCCGGGACCGGGCTCGACCTGGCGAGGACTCTGACTGCCGCGTTGGTGCGGAGGTCTCGTTCCGCGTACGGCGGATTATCCGAGCCGGTGACGCCTGAACACGTGCCGGGTGCGTTGCACCAGGCGCTCACCGCGGCCCGTACCGCACGAGCACGACGCGCACCACTGGTGTGTTTCGGCGAACTGGCCGGACACGCCTTGGTGTTCGACTCACGGACCCGGGAGGCCCTCGCAGAGCTGGCGCGCGAGCGGCTCGGCCGTCTGTCGGCCTTCGACCGCGAGAACGGCACCGCTCTCGTGACCTCCCTGCGCGCGTACCTGGAACACAGTGGGCAATGGAATGTGGCGTCCACTGTGCTCGGTGTACACCGGCACACCCTTCGGGGTCGAATGGAACAGATCCGTGATCTCCTCGGCATAGATATCGATTCCGCACATGTCAGAGCAGAACTGCTGCTGTCGCTGATGGTGTGGACGGACGACGGCGAGACCGACATGACGGAGTTCTGTTCCGCCGAAGCCGGACACGATGTCCAGTGA
- a CDS encoding acyl-CoA thioesterase, with product MSIRALGVHRTRVPLRWRDLDHQGHVYHGTVLTLLDEARTRWLRTAIGVEHPDAYVVARIEIDYQQEILMDHDAAEISIGISRLGHSSIRTAESLILPGGEQAARAEVVVVMWDQKAHCSRALTADERARAEAVARA from the coding sequence GTGTCCATCCGTGCGCTCGGCGTTCATCGCACCCGGGTACCGCTCCGCTGGCGAGACCTTGATCATCAGGGGCACGTCTACCACGGCACCGTGCTGACTCTGCTGGACGAGGCGCGCACCCGATGGCTGCGTACCGCGATCGGGGTCGAGCATCCCGACGCCTACGTCGTCGCGCGGATCGAGATCGACTACCAGCAGGAGATCCTGATGGACCACGACGCCGCCGAGATCTCGATCGGCATCAGCCGCCTCGGCCACAGCAGCATCCGCACCGCCGAGTCACTGATCCTGCCGGGCGGCGAGCAGGCCGCCCGAGCGGAGGTGGTCGTGGTGATGTGGGACCAGAAGGCGCATTGCTCTCGAGCCCTCACCGCCGACGAGCGCGCCAGGGCCGAGGCGGTGGCCCGTGCGTGA